Genomic DNA from Phyllostomus discolor isolate MPI-MPIP mPhyDis1 chromosome 12, mPhyDis1.pri.v3, whole genome shotgun sequence:
CACCTCAGCATCTGTCCACCCGCCCCCACACGTTTTCTTTCTGGCTTTGCGGAGGTCTCTCTACGTTTCTGTCCTGCTGTCCTGTGGGTCTGTCTTGGAAAGTTTCTCAGAGTTGTCTCTGCCCACTCTCATGGatctcctttctgtctttctcagcTGGGGTGAGTGTGTGAGATATcttccagggggtgggggtggggggtggtgtgtgtgtgtgtgtgtgtgtgtgtgtgtgtgtgtgtgtgtgtgtgtgtgtgcgcgcgcgcgcgcgcgcgcgcgcgcaggCGCTTGAGAGGGGTTGTCCTGTCTCTCTTCTGTTTCCGGAGGTTCCGAGGTTCCTGTCTAGCCTCGTGCCCATCTCTGGCCCTACCCGAGCGCAGGGTTCCTGATTGTCCTCAGCATGACGCTCTTTGTAGTCAACTGCCAGACACTGAAACCGAGGCCACATGTGTCCTACCTGTTGACCACATACTCGTGCTGGGGCGGTGGCGCCATGATGCTGTGGGCCGGTGAGGGCAGGGCCACGGGCAGAAGGGGCGGAGCCTCGGTAGGGTAGGGGGCGGAGCGAATCCTGGGCGGGGCCTTGACCGGAGAGGGGCGGTCCCGAGGGGAGCGGGGCGGTGCctagggctgggctgggagttcAATGGTCCacccaggcccctctgcccaggtgcTCTGAGCTACTTAAACCACGTGGGCATGTGGGGCCCCCAGTTCATTTCCTGGGAGCGGCGGGTGAGCAGTCGGCGGATGACCTATTGCCGGTGGGCGCAGCAGAGCTCCCGGAAGCGCACGATCAGACTGCAGTCAGACGAGGACCCCAAGCCAACTGTGGACCCTCCCAGTTCACTGTCGCTCCAGGAGACTCACGCCGAACTTCTCTAAGCCACCGGTTCTCAGGACACTGACAGGTCACTGCGGCCAGGTGGCGGGCCACGCGCCTGAGACTAGACCTCCGTGCAGAACAAACCAGCCCTTCGAGGACTGCAGGCAAAGCCCGGCCCCTCGAGCTCGTGCCCACGCTGTGAGACTTTGCTCCTGTCCACTGGGTCCTCATTCTGCCCTCACCCCAGAAGTCAGAGCCCAAGCAGAATGGCCAGTGGGCGTCGCCCTGCCCGGATCCCagcgaggccccgcccctggtGTCCAACCCTTGCAAACCACGCCCCTAAACCTCATGTCCTCGCCGTAATCCCGCCCCCCCCGAGGGCTAGCCGAATCCCTGGACGTCTAGACTTGATCCTGGCGGAAAGGACCCTGACCAGTTTTCGATGTAGCCCCGCCCCTACGATGAAGGCGTGGCTTGCAATAGCTTCCTTCCGTCCCTCTTCTGGTTTCCCGCCACAGTAAAATGTGGGCGCCACCCAGGGGCTAAGAGTTCGGGCCCAGCACGTGGAAGCGGTCTTTAGCCCCTGCCTCCGCTCTCCGCCTGTTTGCCTGCATCTGTCTCTGGCCCTGGGgcccttcctttccccctgtCCATTACTGTGCGCCTCCCGCCGCGAGGCTGGGAGAGCTGGGCAGGCTCCAGCCCGGCCCCCGTGGGTCCTGGGCTACCAGGGGCTCTGCATCTGGAAGGCCAAAAGACACTAGAGCTTCACGCGAATTTGATGCATATCAGGTTTTATTTGGGCTCAGGGAGAGGGCAGAAGCGTTCAGGAGTTGGCTGCCATGGTCTCCTTGATCCAGTCCAGCATGGACATAATTTTGGTGAAGACCCCAGGCTTTTTGGGTCGGCCACAGGGGGTGTGGCCCCATGACGAGATTCCTTGAAGCATACCGTCGCAGATCAGTGGGCCCCCTGAGTCGCCCTACAGAACAAAGGGGAGACGGGGAGAGAGGTCAGTCTGCAGACCTGTGTCCGGGGTCCCGGGGTCCACTCCCAGAAGAAGGTGGGGAGGATTCCGATAGAGGGAACAGTGGGTCCAGTTCTAGCCAATGGGGAGGGGACACCAGGGTCCAGTTtctgtgggtggggggcagggcccaggaggaCAGTCCCTGCAGACAGGTCAGCAGGCAGGAGAAGAGGGGTCCATCTCCAGGACCCTCCTGCCTCAGAGCTCATCGCAGACGTCACCGCTCCCAAGCAGCTTTCTCTGACAATGAGACAGGACAGGAAGAAGCTTGGGAAATTCCTGGGCGAGTGGGCTGGGGAAACAGACCGGGAAGTGAAACAAGCCCAAACGGTTAGAGCAACTTACAGCCAGTGGGTGAATGGGGTGAATCTcaagaccttatctcccctaaccaagggcACTTGAGAGCCAGTGGTTTGTACCTCTGCTATCTGACCGGAGGATACGGAGCTTCCGGGCCATACACCACATATGTCCCGGGAGGGAGGAAAGCTAGTTCAAAGGAGAGATAACAGCGGAACGAGGGGAGGAGCTTGGGAAGAAGCAGCGTGCCTCCCTGTTGGCTCCCCTTCCCCTTACACCCAAGAGGAAGGGCTTCTCTGTGCTCCCCCTAGGAATCCTCCCCCAAATCCTCACGGTTCCCCTGTAGAAACCTGCTTCCGAGAGCTCGAGGGGAGGTGGATGTTGGGGTTTTTACCCGCCACCTTCTCAGGTTGCCAGCCTCTGATATTAATAACAATGCAACTGCAGTCCAGGCCCGTCTCTGCCTTTTGGCTGAGCAGGGCGGGCAGCTCGAGCCCGAGACTCAGTTGCCCTTGAAGCCAACAGCTGCACAGTTGGACTGTGAGTATGTGtgaaagggaggaaggggtgaaCTATAGTGTGGAGGAGGGGGGTGCATGTGATGCCAGGATGGgggtgtgggaaggaaagggggcgAGCTGAGGCACTGTGGGGAGGAGCCACATCTGGGCAGCCCTGGAGACCGATGCAGGGAGAGCCTTCAGCCCCAGCCCAGAATCTGAGTTCCGCCCCCCAGCACTCTGAGGCCCAGGAATGAACAGGTGGGCTCACTGCACAGGCGTCTTTGCCGCCCTTCACGTATCCAGCACACAGCATGACATCTGTGACCTTCTCCGGGTGGCCTTTGACACAGACTTCATTGGGCAGGAGTTCGAGGTCCACACACTGAAGGTTTTCTGGGAACTTGACTGTGGGCCACAGAGACACATGGCTGTAGCCGACGCCACCTGgctcctctgccctcctgcccgAGGCCCAGGTGTCccgaccccagcccctccctacACTCAGGAGTCTGGGCTCCGGGCTGGCATACATGGATATGGGTTGTAGCTGCCCCAGCCAGAGGCATAGCAGGTGCTCCCCAGCTGAGGTTCCTGGGTGGGCAGGTCCAGGACGTCCACGGTGTCTGTTATCTGGGCAGGCTCCTCCAGGCGGAGCAGCATGATGTCGTAGCTGTAGTCTTCTCCTGGGTAAGTGGTGTGGTTCTTCAGAAGGCTGAGGTTGTACTGGGGGTGTGGGAAGCTCTGACTGACCTGGGCGTACTGCCCTTCATCTTCAACATTAGACAGGCTGTGGACCCCCAGCCAGAGCTGGTAATTtctggggagagagtggggacGAAGGGcatgaggggagaggaggggggaagggagacgGGGCAGGGCAGCATCCGAGTCCCAaaagagcagaagagaaacaaggagaaaaacGGAGAGAGCATGGCAGATGTAGAAAGGCTGTGAAAGGCTGACCCAGAGaccaagagaaagggagaggagaaaaaagctttaaaagtttcagggagtgagaaagacagagggagaatggagagaaggagggagcagaaaggtagagtgaggaggaggcagaCGGCGAGAATCAGGGAAATGGAAGGGGCAGGAGTGAAAGAGCAGAATAAGGGAGGCGCGTGGGAGACAGACCCAGAGAGAAAGGAacggagggagggaagagagagagaaacagaaacccaGGAGTCCAGGGAGTGACAGAGTGTGCGAGACAaaagggagtggggacaggagggggcggggcaggggggaggagtggccttggaccagcTCAGGTGCagctggggctgtggggctggTTCCCCAGCAGGCGGGtgacctggccctcagcccaaGGTCAGCGGCCTCCTACCCTCCCCAgcgcccttcccttcctcttctcacatcttccttcttcctccatgGCCCTTGCCCAGCTCCAGCTGAAACTGGCCCTTCCCCTCAAGCCCCTGGAGTGGATGGATTGTCCtgaagggtggggctgggcagtgTCAGAAGCCCCCCCACCCAAATGTTGCAGACAACCCTCCCCTATTTCTGGGGGCCCCCTTCTGTCCcagcctggggacagggagagggcatAAGGCAgagaccgagagagagagagagagagagagagagagagagagcgagcagaGAGCTGGAGGGTGAGACCCAGAGGtgggcagagacagggagagacacagagacatggaggcaagagagagagggagacagagacaaaaTCACAGTCACAGAGAGATACACAGCAGGGCCAGTTACAGAGCGACAGAGACAGGACCAAGGAAGACAGACAGTGAAatgaggagagacagagacagacttaGGCAGCCATGGTGCAGGGAGGTGAGGGGCTTCCCTGGCGtcacccaggcccagccctgcctctctccttggGACCCTGGACCATGACCTTCCCTTTCTGCCTTacgccccccagcctcccctgagGTCATCCCAGGGGACAGTGCTGGCTGCCTGGTCACGTGGAGGCACAGACATCCCCTCCTGAGACACCCTCGCCCTACTCACTTGCCAATGCAGTGGGCAGCCGTGAGCACCCACTGGGGGTGAATCAGCACACCGCCGCACTGCAACTCGTGGTAATGGTAGAGAGCCGCCTGCCAGGGGTGGGAACCCTTCTCACACTCCCAGCCTCCTATGATCCGGGACTGGACGGCGGGTGCGGCGGGTGCGGCGCCTGCGGGGAGAGCACTGAGTCAGGGCACAGGACCAGGAGAGGGAGCCGTGCGTGGGGTGGAGGAGTGGGGGCTGAGGACATGGGCAAGGGGTGCAGGGAAGGGCCCAGCCGTCTGAAGACTCTGAGCCTGTGGGCTGGCGGCTTGTCCTGGGTGGGGAGACTTTCTGTGGACAGCAGAGCAGACAGACCCCAGGGATCAGGATAGGAGACAACCGGGTAGGTGGGTGGGGGCACCTGGAGCAAATGTCGGGTGTGGCAGATGGGCTTGTGGGGGTAGCTTGGGgtgttggactgggagacaagaGGCTGTGGGTTCTGAGAAGGGACACCAGGTGAAAGGCCTCGAAAGGTCAGCTCAGAGGCTGAGGGGAAAAGATTTGAAGGGTTAAGCAGCTTCCAAGCTGACAAAATGGTTAGGGCCTTTTTGAGGGTTGGGCTCTCGGGGGTTCTGGAAAGGATGCGGATTTGGGGAATCAGGTCTGAGAGGCTAAGGGCACCTGGGGAATTTAGAATGATTGGGGTTCCTGGTTGGGGCTGGAAGAGGTGGGAGAATTCAAGGTCACAGGCCAAGGAGTGAAAACCAGCATCAGCCTCTTGGGTCTGGGGTCCTGGGAACCAGGGATGACATTCTAAGAGGGGTGGGGACCCTGGGACAGTGTGCGGGTCAGAACTGGGAGGGGGGGTATAGAGGAAGGAGAGCTGATGCTAGTCCTTCTGGGGTCAGGTGACCCTGTAGGGATGGGGAACCGGGGCATCGGGCGTCTCTTGTCTGGAGAAAGAGGCAGGCCAGGGCCCAAGCAGCTGTGGGAACGCCGGAAGGGCCCACGAGTGGGGCTTTTGGATCCCATGTCGGGGAACCTGAGGGAGGTAGGgtggggcagct
This window encodes:
- the KLK1 gene encoding kallikrein-1 isoform X1 encodes the protein MKAFKSVSGRLFSCWFTTCLPLDTSATMWFLVLCLALSLAGTGAAPAAPAVQSRIIGGWECEKGSHPWQAALYHYHELQCGGVLIHPQWVLTAAHCIGKNYQLWLGVHSLSNVEDEGQYAQVSQSFPHPQYNLSLLKNHTTYPGEDYSYDIMLLRLEEPAQITDTVDVLDLPTQEPQLGSTCYASGWGSYNPYPFKFPENLQCVDLELLPNEVCVKGHPEKVTDVMLCAGYVKGGKDACAGDSGGPLICDGMLQGISSWGHTPCGRPKKPGVFTKIMSMLDWIKETMAANS
- the KLK1 gene encoding kallikrein-1 isoform X2, which codes for MWFLVLCLALSLAGTGAAPAVQSRIIGGWECEKGSHPWQAALYHYHELQCGGVLIHPQWVLTAAHCIGKNYQLWLGVHSLSNVEDEGQYAQVSQSFPHPQYNLSLLKNHTTYPGEDYSYDIMLLRLEEPAQITDTVDVLDLPTQEPQLGSTCYASGWGSYNPYPFKFPENLQCVDLELLPNEVCVKGHPEKVTDVMLCAGYVKGGKDACAGDSGGPLICDGMLQGISSWGHTPCGRPKKPGVFTKIMSMLDWIKETMAANS